In Brachyhypopomus gauderio isolate BG-103 unplaced genomic scaffold, BGAUD_0.2 sc34, whole genome shotgun sequence, the following are encoded in one genomic region:
- the LOC143485485 gene encoding homeodomain-interacting protein kinase 1-like: MAYFDSMATSSSFLSMDDYRLVQHEVLCSASNRYEVLEFLGRGTFGQVAKCWKRGTSQSVAIKILKNHPAYARQGLIEMSILSRLNKENVDEFNIVRSYECFQHRNHLCLVFEMLGQSLQDFVKHSPLPLKCIRSIVQQLAMALLKMKSLGLIHTDLKPDNIMLVDPVRQPYRVKVIDFGSATHVSKAVCSSYLQTRYYRSPEIILGLPFCEAIDMWSLGCVIAELFLGCPLYPGASEYDQIRYISQTQGLPAENLLSAGTKTRCFFHRGSGSSYHLWRLKTPLEHEVELGVKSQETRRYIFDRLDDMKQVNMPILEGTDVQVEKADRWEFINLLKKMLTLDAGKRITPLETLKHPFVTMAHLSHYPHSAHVKSCFQNMEICKRRCTGFDGSRGLFGSGGVAGGGAGGGGQHQLQPPSHLQQPARPTQPGGPASTSLSCVAPPIVISDTLHPAVRIITISSDTEGKDNAKILPTSCGVNKRVDVNSCVTVRDSDICSPLSPRRLPTFVENAATLPKSLAMVIPPERRGLRDGPKRPRLCLLPEQPCPAPRDTEPRPPSFSLSEPGPGSVVIS; encoded by the exons ATGGCGTACTTTGACTCCATGGCTACAAGCAGCAGTTTCCTCAGCATGGACGACTACCGTCTAGTGCAGCACGAGGTCCTCTGCTCTGCCTCCAACAGATACGAGGTGCTGGAGTTCCTTGGCCGCGGGACTTTTGGCCAGGTGGCCAAGTGCTGGAAGCGCGGCACCAGTCAATCTGTCGCCATCAAGATCCTGAAAAATCACCCTGCCTATGCCCGCCAGGGCCTGATCGAG ATGAGCATCCTGAGCCGTCTCAACAAGGAGAACGTAGACGAGTTCAACATTGTTCGCTCGTACGAGTGCTTCCAGCACAGGAACCACTTATGCCTGgtgtttgagatgctggggcagAGCCTGCAGGACTTCGTCAAGCACAGCCCGCTGCCGCTGAAGTGCATCCGGTCCATAGTGCAGCAGTTGGCCATGGCGCTCCTGAAGATGAAGAGTCTGGGCCTGATCCACACCGACCTCAAGCCTGACAACATCATGCTGGTGGACCCCGTCAGGCAGCCGTACCGGGTCAAGGTCATCGACTTCGGCTCCGCCACCCACGTCTCCAAGGCCGTGTGCTCCTCCTACCTGCAGACCAGATACTACCG ATCGCCCGAGATCATCCTGGGTCTCCCGTTCTGCGAGGCCATCGATATGTGGTCCCTGGGCTGTGTCATCGCCGAGCTCTTCCTGGGCTGTCCCCTGTATCCTGGAGCATCTGAATACGATCAG ATCCGgtacatctcccagacgcagggcctTCCAGCAGAGAACCTCCTGAGTGCGGGAACCAAGACCAGATGCTTCTTCCACAGGGGCTCTGGCTCCAGCTACCATCTGTGGAGACTCAag ACGCCTTTAGAGCATGAGGTGGAGCTTGGCGTCAAGTCCCAAGAGACCAGGAGATACATTTTCGACCGTCTCGATGACATGAAGCAG GTcaacatgcccattctggaagGCACAGACGTTCAGGTGGAGAAGGCTGACCGGTGGGAGTTCATCAACCTGCTTAAAAAGATGCTGACGCTGGACGCAGGGAAACGGATCACGCCATTGGAGACTCTCAAACACCCATTCGTCACCatggctcacctctctcactaccctcacagtgcaca TGTAAAGTCTTGCTTCCAGAACATGGAGATCTGTAAGCGGAGGTGCACGGGCTTCGACGGCAGCAGAGGCCTGTTCGGcagtgggggtgtggctgggggcggggctgggggcgggggccAGCACCAACTCCAACCTCCCAGTCACCTTCAGCAGCCAGCCCGACCAACACAGCCAGGTGGGCCTGCCAGCACAAGCTTGTCGTGTGTTGCACCA CCCATCGTCATCTCGGACACACTCCACCCCGCTGTCAGAATAATCACCATCTCCAGCGACACCGAGGGCAAGGACAATGCCAAGATCCTGCCCACCAG CTGCGGCGTGAACAAGCGGGTGGACGTCAACAGCTGTGTGACCGTGCGGGACTCGGACATCTGCAGCCCGCTCAGCCCCAGGCGCCTGCCCACCTTTGTGGAAAACGCCGCCACCCTGCCCAAGTCGCTGGCCATGGTCATCCCACCGG AGCGCCGCGGCCTCCGGGATGGTCCAAAAAGACCTCGGTTGTGCCTTCTGCCAGAGCAGCCCTGCCCGGCGCCGAGAGACACAGAGCCGCGTCCTCCAAGTTTCAGCCTCTCTGAGCCAG GTCCAGGATCTGTTGTGATCTCATGA